Part of the Paeniglutamicibacter sulfureus genome, TGTTCCCGCTGGCGGGAATGGCGCTGGTGTGGCTCGCCGGCATGCCCACCATGGTGGTGGGCCTCGTGGGAACGTGGATTGCTGCTCTCCCGGGGGCGCTGCGGCCATGGCCGGTCGGGGTGGCGGGCGTCCTGCTGGCTTGGGGAATTGTCTTGGGAACCCTGCTTGCCCTGGGCCACGTGCATCCCGCCGCAGGATCCTGGCAATCACGCATGGGGTTGGCGGCGCAGGGCGTGGTGACGGGGTTGCTGCTCGGGCTGCTGCTGCCGGTCACCGCACTGGTACCGGCACCGGCCGTCGACTGGATGGTGGTGTCCTGCGACGTAGGCCAGGGCGACGGGTTGCTGATCAACGCCGGGGATGCCGGGGCGGTGGTGGTTGACACGGGCAAAACGGCCGAAGATATCGCCGCCTGCCTGAAGCACATGCGCGTCACGCGGGTCGCTGCCCTGTTCATCACCCATCGCCATGCCGACCACGACGGCGGGATTGCAGGGGTCGGCGACCGGCGACCGGTTGACAAGATCTACTACTCGGCTGCTGACGACCCCGCGGATCCGCCACATCTGACCGACTCCCGGGGCAGTCTGGTGACCGCCAGCCAGCTTGGATCGGGGGCGACCGGAGCCGCAGGCCCCGTGGTCTGGAAGGTCCTGGGCCCGATCCCGGACGGTGTGTTCACGGGAGAAAACGACGCGTCCCTGGTCGTCCGCTTCGAGATAGAGGCGGACGGTTTGCAGCGGCGCATTTCCATCCTGGCAACCGGGGACATGGAAGATGAGGCCATGGACCAGCTGATCGACAAGGGGCTGATCGGACACGCCGACATCTTGAAGGTGTCGCACCATGGTGCCGAGAACGGTGGCGTGCGCACGGCGCCAACCGTCCGTCCGGCTCTGGCATTGATCAGCGTGGGTGCAGACAACACCTATGGGCACCCCTCGGATGAGGCCTTGCAGGCACTCGAGGAGAACCACGTGGCAGTCTTCCGCACCGACCTGCGGGGCACCATCATCGTTGGCTGGGACGGGAAGTCGCTTCGGGTCTCGTCATTGGGTCCGACAGCGGAACGGACGTCGACACGGGGACCGTCAAAGGGTGGGGAATGATGAAGCATTTGGCGTTGGAGATAAGATCGATGGGGTTCGTTAAACACTATGTAAGGGTCGGTCATGGCAGCGCCACGAGGCACATCCAAGAATGCGGGCATTTCATGGCGGTCAGTGGCGCCCGCCCCGTTGATCCTGCTGCAGGGCTCCGAGGAGCTGCTTGCCACCAGGGCCTTCGAAACCGTGCGCAACACCTTGCGCGGGGGTGCCGAGATCGAACTGACCCGCTTTGAAGCCAACAGCTACGAGCGCGGGGAAATGCTGCTGGCGTCCAGCCCGTCGCTCTTCAGTGAAACCAAGCTCATTGAGGTCCGCGGGCTGGCCACCATGAACGAGGATTTCCTCAACGACACCCTCGCCTACGCGAAAGCCCCGGCACCTGAGGTCACCTTGATCATGCACCACGGAGGGGGAGTGCGCGGCAAGAAACTGCTTGACGCACTCAAGGCCGCCGGCGCGGTAGTCGTTGATTGCCAGCCGTTGAAAAAGGACGCGGAAAAGATCGACTTCGTCACCCAGGAGTTTCGGACGGCCAAGCGCAAGCTAAGCGCCGAAGGCGCACGCGCCCTGGTTGCCGCCCTGGGCAGCGACCTGTCCGAACTGGCCGCAGCCTGCTCACAGCTCCTGCAAGACACCACGGGCGCCATCGACCAGGACATGGTGGACAAATACTACGGCGGTCGCGTGGAGGCCACGGGGTTCAAGGTCGCCGATGCCGCGCTGGCCGGTCGGGCGGACATCGCGCTGAGCACGCTGCGCCACGCCTTGGCCACGGGCACCGATCCGGTGCCGATTGTCGCCACGCTGGCCATGAAGCTGCGCCAAGTCGCGAAGGTCGCGGGGGCGCGCAAATCCTCCGGTCAACTGGCCAGCGAACTGGGCATGCCGCCCTGGCAGGTCCAGCAGGCCCAGGAGCAAGCTCGGCATTGGAACGTCGATGACCTTGCCCGTTGCATCCGGCTGGTGGCAGAGGCGGATTCGCAGGTCAAGGGCGCCTCGCGTGACCCGGAATACGCCGTTGAGCGGGCCGTTACCCAGATTTCGTTGGCGGCGCGCCGCTAGGGCAGGTAACGCCACGCGGCGCCGGCCGAAAACGATCAAGACAGTTTGCACGTGGCCTCACCACCGGAATGCCCACGGCCATGTCCAAACCCCAATCCAAGGGGCAAGCCATACGCGGGTTGGGACGCTAGGATCGACACATGAAACGGCGGTGGAAATTCGTGCTTGCCGTTGGCGTGTTTGGGGTTCTCATCGCTCTTGTTTTGGTTGTAGTGCGACCCGGTCTCGCGTGCCCGGCAGCGGGGTACGCGGATCTGGGCGACGTTGAACTTGAATTTACCAGCGAGCCGGACTCGGTTGCTGCCTGCTTCGGGGACGAGTGCACTCCACAACCCGTCCAGAGATCTGACGACGGCAAATGGAAAGTTCCGCAGTCCTACCCCTACATGCCGCAAGATTCGGACCTGCATGGCAACGTAAGGCCGGGCAATGTCACCGCCATTCGAATCATGGCTGCACGCCCGTCAGCCGCACCGATCGTCAGTATTATGGCCATCCATTCGGAACCTGCCGAAGGCGGCCAGTTCTGGTCCACGTGTCCTGGTCCAACGAGGTACATGCCGGTGCAGGTTCCCTGAGAACGTCAGCGGCGGCATAATGGTCGATTCGGAGCATCGGCTGGTACCGGCAATCATTGTGATACAAAAATCGCCCGGCCGGGAATACTACAGGAGCTTCCCATGGCCCCCCTGTGATCCCCGGCTTCGAAGAACCATATGAGTGGTTAAACACGAAAGGCTCCCTTTCCCCTAGATATGGAGGAAAAGGAGCCTGACGATTCAGTGAAGCAATCCTTAGAGGGCGTTAACCTTCTTGGAGATGGCCGACTTGTGGTTGGCTGCGTTGTTCTTGTGCAGCACACCCTTCGTAGCGGCCTTGTCGATCTTGCGACCAGCTGCAACGAGTGCTGCTGATGCTGCATCCTTGTCTTCGGCTGCAACGGCAGTGTTCACTGCGCGGATTGCGGTGCGAAGCTCGGACTTGACGGCAGCATTGCGCTGGCGCGACTTCTCGTTGGTGAGAATGCGCTTCTTCTGGGACTTGATATTAGCCACTGTATTAAACTCTCTTGCTCATCGCTTGTATGGTCGGTGAGGGATATCTTCCGGGCCATTGACTGAGCGGCGTGGGGATACCTATGGCGACCCGGGAGAAGTGCCCGTCGACCTGCGCGGACACACAAGAAATAATACTAGCAGGTTCGGATGGCCATCACGAGTCGTTACCGCCCGCCGTGACTGTGAGCTACTTCTGCCGTGGCGAAGCGGGGTTCGCAGGTTTGGCCATGTATGGAGTTGCCCCTCATGGACGACGAACGGCCCCTGACCGTGAAGTCAGGGGCCGTTCGGGCCTACAGAAGCTGCCTGTTATTTAGAGGGCAAGTTCCATCAGGTCCTCCATCGATATGCCGGTGTCGGTGGCCGGACGCCCCAGGATCGAGGACAGCACCTCGAAGAGCGCGGCCTGCGGGTCTTCAACCATGCGATGTGACCTCCAGCCGATGTGCTTGTCAGGGCGGACCAAGATAACGCCGTCTTCCTCGACTTCTCGTTGGTGCAGCCAGTCTCCGTAGAGGTCCTGCACTTCGAGGCCCTCGCCGATGACCACGGCTACCAGATCGATGCCCAGCCGGGAGCCGAGCTTGACCGCCGCATCCGCCCATGCCTGCCCGGTGATGCCGGTGAATAGCGTGAACTGGGTGCCCTTGGCGATGTCGTGGGTGGAGAACTTCCGGTCCCTGTCTCCGATCCAGGCATGCGGCAGGCGCAGTCCCGGATAGGTGGACTTCTGGTGGTGGAGCATCGGGTCTTCCGTTGGCTCCGGGCGTGTGCCGCCGTCGGAAACCACGGCGCTCGATTCGTAGAACTGGCCGATCTCCGTGCCCTGGGCATTAAATTCGTAGTCCTTGTTGTCCAGCGCCTCCCGGAGCGCCTTGCGGCGTGCCGCGCCTTCGGGGGAGTTCTCCTTGCGCAACTTGAGCTTCTCGATGAACTCCTCGTCCGTTGCCGCATCCGTGACTCCCAGGGCATCGAAGATCGGCTTGTACTCGCGTCCCGAGTCGTTGGCGCGGGTGACGATCTGCTTGGCCACCGGTGCCCGTTCAGCCGAATAGGTCTCCAGCAGCTCCTCGCCGGCCTGGCCCTTGAGTACTGCCGCCAGTTTCCAGGACAGGTTGTACGCGTCCTGGATGGACGTGTTGGAACCCAATCCGTGGCTCGGCGGGTGCTTGTGGATGGCGTCTCCCGCGCAGAAGACGCGGCCCTTCTGCAGGTGCGTGGCGTATTGCTCGTTGTTGCCCCACAGCGAGTAGCCCAGGATCTCGACCTCGAGGTCGTCGATGCCCACCAGGTTGCGGATGACCCTGATCGCTTCGTCGTTGTCGAGCACCGGGGGTTCCCCGTTGATGTCGAACCCCCAACAGATCAGCCACTCGTTCCACGGCCGGACCATGCGGATCAGTCCGGCGCCCAAGCCGCCGATGTTGGAGCCCGGGTTGAAGACCCAGTAGAGGATCGACGGACGGTGGGCGGCCAGGTGGGCGAGGTCCGCCTTGAAGGTGATGTTCATGGAACCGCCGATGTCCATGGCGCCTTCCATGGGCAGGTCGATGTCGGTGGCGACCTTCGAGCGGGCGCCGTCGGCGCCAATGAGGTACTTGGCGCGGATCGTGTACTCGTGGCCGGTGAGCCGGTTCAGTACCTGCACGCTTACGCCCTCGCTGTCCTGGGTGTGTCCCAGGTACTCGGTGGAGAACTGCGTCTGGGTGCCGCGCATGGTGGCGTTCTTCAGCATGATCGGTTCCAGCAGTGTCTGCGGGATGTCGCAGGGCATGGACGGGGAGGCCAGTTCGTAGTCGGCCCGGCGGTCCGGGCGCAGCCCCCAGGTGGGCCGGCGCCCGATTTCCTCGCCGGCCATGGACTCGCAGTAGACGGTGTCACCCATCAGCTCGTGAGGTGTCGCCTCGGCCAGGACCTGGTCCTCGATGCCTGCATCGCGCAGCACCTCCATGGTGCGCTGGTTGGTGATGTGCGCCCGCGGGGTGTTGGCTGTCCAGCGGTATTTGGTGATCATGATGTTCGGGATGCCCTGGTTGGACAGGAACAGTGCGGCCGAGCTGCCGGCAGGACCGGATCCGACGATCAGGACGTCGGTCTGGACCACGTTCGCGGTCTCCGGAGAAACGGTATCGGTGATTCCATCATTGAAAACAGGCATTGCGTGCCTCTCTTACTTGGACTGGTGCTCACTGCCCGGGGCGGGTGGAGCTGGGTATGCCACGAGTGTTGCAGCTCACATGCCCACGGTGGGTGGCCCTTCGCTTTGCTGGCCGCACAGTTGTAAAAGATGTCCGCTGAGTGCAAAACCCCTCGGACACCCTTGGAGGCCGGTGGCGGGGTAGCGTCCGCCTTGCCTCATGTCAATATGCTCGCGAAATAATCCCGCATGCCTCAACTAATTTGCTCGCCAAATAGGGCATCCCCGGACTGCGCGCGCATCTTGGCCCGGTTGATGAGATGGTTCTGGATGGCATTGATGCGGCGAGTGATGGCCGCCGGATTCAGGTCCCCGTGGATGCCCGCCAGGGCCTTGGCATGTTCCGGGTCCATGGCCTCCAGATCCATGATGCGCTGGTACGCGGTCCGCGGCCGGTCATAAGTCCGCTTCCTGCGACCCGAACGTGCGGTGCCGTAGCCGTTGGCCTTGACCATCGGCAGCAGGTGGTTCTTGCGCTGGTTCACCAGCGCCCAGAGCTCATTGAGCAGGGCCATCTCCTCCGGACCCTCGTAGCGGAACCTGAAGGCATGGCGACGGACCCAATCCCGATTTCGCTGCTCGACATGCGCATTGTCGTTATGCTTATACGCCCGCGCCCTAGTCAGATCAATGTTTCGTTCCTGCGCCCACTCGATGAGCTGGGTGTTGATGAATTCACCGCCATTGTCGAAATCCAGGGCCCGCATCGGGTAGGGCAGGGACCGGACCAGCAGGTCGACCCCGGCCACGACATGGCTGTGCGCACGGTTTTTCACACACGTGTTCACGGTCCACCCGGTGAACACATCTGTCAGGGTGATCGAATACAGGAACTCGCCCTTGAGGCTGTGTCCGCAGTGGGCGACGGTGTCGATCTCGAAGAACCCCGGTTCCTGCTCCATGGGCGTGCCCGACCACCGCACCGGGATCTCCGAACGCAGCATCGCCCCGGGCTTGGTCGAGGACAGTGCCGAGGGGTATCGAGCGGCGCGCAACGGCTTCAGATACCGATCCATCGTGGAGGCCGACATGGATAGCAGCTCGTCCCTGACCTCGTCGGTCAGCAGTCCCGCCACTGTCCCGAGTTCGTCGAAGCGTTCCAAACGCTCGAGCTCGTCGGCCATGATCGGAGCCAAGTATTTCCCGCAGGGCTCTCCGGAAAGCGTCCAGATTCGTTCCAGGAGCTTGAGGGCCGCCGGCCCGTACTTGCGGGGCCTGCGCCGCGGCAGGGGCTTCGGAATCCCGCGTGCGGGCTTACGCAGTTCCGTGGCCAGACGCCGGCGGGCGTTGGCCCTTGACCAGCCGGTCGATGCGCACAGGTAGTCGAGCATCACGCCCTTCTGTCCCTTGGTCCCTTTCGCATACTCGGCGGCGAAGCCGCTGACGAGCTCTCGCCGGGTGTGCATCGATATCCCCTGTTTCATCTCCCCAGCACAGCCTGCTGCCCGCCCTGGTGGCCAGAGTTTCGCGAGCATTCTTAAATGAGGCACGCACCTCATTTCGCGAGCATTACTAGTGAGTCAACGCGGCGTCTTTTGGTCCGTTGTGATTCCGGATACAATTGTGGCTCCATGGGCCACAATCAAGATGATGCCGAACGGGCATCCGTTGCCGAGCAGGGACAAGACCGCGCAGTTGCGCCCGGATCCAGGCCGGCCAAGCAACTGCGCTTCAGCACCAACGGCATTCCGGCAACGAATCGGGTTGAGTTGTGGGAGCACCACAACGCCAAGGCGCTTATTCCCCTGGACATCAGGACCATTGATGAGGAGCCGCTTGAAGCCAGGGAAGTCAGCCTGGGCTACGGCTCGCTCAGGTTTGGCGGCGTCACCGGCAGCGCCCAAGTCGTGGAACGCAGCGAACGTTTCATCCGGCGGAATCCCACGGATGCGATAGCCGTCTTCTTCACGCTTCGCGGGGAGGCGCTCTTCTACCATCGCGATGGCCACGAGATCGTGAGGCCCGGCCAGGCCATCATCTGCGACGCGGACCGCCCGTTCATGCGCGGTTTCAGCAAGGGACTGAAGGAAATGGTCCTGACCATCCCGCGTGAAGAATACCTGGAACTTTCCGCGGGACAGCCGCTGCTCAAGCCCCGGATCATCGATTTCAGCCAGGGGGCGGCGTCAAATCAGCAGATGCGCGCGCTGGCCGGACTGGTTAGCTCCACACTCACCGGGCAGCCAGGGAATCGGCCGTGTCCCGAAGGCTCCGCCCTGGACCTGCTCCAGATCCTGGTATCAGGAGGAAGCAGGGAGACCGGTGCCGGGTACCTGGCTGCGGCGCATGCCCATATCGAAGACCATTTGTGCGACCCGGAACTCGGGACGGCCAAGATAGCTGCTGCCATCGGCATCAGTGAGCGGCACCTCTCGCGCATCTTCTTAGAAGCGGGAGAGCCATCCGGCAGCTACATCAGGGAGCGGCGCCTGGAGTTGGCCCGCGGCATCCTGACCGACCCGGCCAGGCAATCGGTGCCGGTCGGGGCTGTGGCACTGCAGGTCGGCTTCGCGTCGCAAAGCTATTTCACGCGCGCCTTCAAGTCCCATTACGGCATCACGCCGTTGGCTTCTCGCCGCGAGGCGCTGTGGGGCACCTAAGGGGGTAGGTCAGGCAACGGATCTTGCCGCCGGTTCGCGGTGAAGTTGAATCAGGCCGCGGCGAGTCGTTCGGCGACTCGGGTAAAGGCCTGCTGGCCCAGGATCGCGCCCTCGCGACGGATACCCGCCTCGTGCAGGCGAATGACCCGATCCAATTTCACCTCGCTGGGACGGCCCTGCCGATCCCAGGCACCGGTGCCGATGTCCACATAGTCGCGGTCCTGGGCCTGCCCGTTGTTGCGGTCCTTGGAGGTGAGCATCAACGCCAGCAGATACTGGCCGTCGCGCCCGACCAACAACACCGGGCGGTCCTTGCCCTGCGCGTGGTCCTCCTCGTAGGGAACCCAGGCCCATACGACTTCACCCGGGTCCGGGCGTCCGTCGGCGCGCGGGGAATACGCTGCGTTTACCGCACCCCGGAAGTCCCCGGGGTAGCCGCCGAACTCCCAGCTGGCGGTCTCGCCCGAGGCCGGAGACGTGGCCGGGTCCCGCCTGCGGGTCGAGGTGGAGCCGGGGCGATTGCCGGCCGGGCGGCCGGTGCTGCGCTGCTGCCTTGCCGCGCCCCTGAGGGCTGATTCGAGTGCGCGGCCCAGGAGCCTGAGGATGGAGGCGGTGTTGAACTTCATGTGGTCAAACTACCAGTTCGGTCATGCTCCTGAGTCGCAATGCGACACCGTGCCCCAAGCATGGGAGAATGGCCTGTGCGAAGTATTTTGCACCCCCCTGAACATTTTCGTCCCCCATTAGCGAGGTCCCTTACGTGTCACCCATGGCCCGCACCGCACCGGTGCCTGCCGCGACTGATCCGGCGATCATCAGAAACTTCTGCATCATCGCCCACATCGACCACGGCAAGTCGACCCTGGCCGACCGGATGTTGCAGCTCACCGGAGTCGTCTCCTCACGCGATATGAAGGCCCAGTACCTGGACCGGATGGACATCGAGCGCGAGCGCGGCATCACCATCAAGTCCCAGGCCGTTCGCATGCCGTGGGAGGTCGACGGACAGTCCTACGCGCTGAACATGATCGACACCCCCGGGCACGTCGACTTCACCTACGAGGTCTCGCGTTCGCTGGCCGCCTGCGAGGGCGCCATCCTGCTGGTTGACGCCGCCCAGGGCATCGAGGCCCAGACGCTGGCGAACCTTTACCTGGCCATGGAGAATGACATGACGATCATTCCCGTGCTCAACAAGATCGACCTTCCGGCAGCGCAGCCCGAAAAGTACGCCGCCGAGATCTCCAAGCTCATCGGCTGCGACCCGGAGGACATCCTCCAGGTTTCGGGCAAGACCGGCATGGGCGTCGAGGCGCTGCTGGACAAGGTCGTCCGCGATCTGCCGGCACCGGTCGGCGATCCGAACGCCCCGGCCCGGGCCATGATCTTCGACTCCGTGTACGACACCTACCGCGGCGTTGTCACCTATGTCAGGGTCGTCGATGGCAACCTCTCGCCGCGCGAGAAGGTCCAGATGATGTCCACCGGCACCGTCTACGATCTGCTCGAAATCGGTGTTTCCTCCCCGGAGCCAAAGCCCAGCAAGGGCCTGGGCGTCGGCGAGGTGGGCTACCTGATCACCGGCGTGAAGGACGTGCGCCAGTCAAAGGTCGGCGACACCGTCACCAACTTCGCCAAGCCGGCCGAAAAGTCCCTGGGCGGCTACCAGGACCCGAAGCCCATGGTGTTCTCCGGCCTGTACCCGATCGACGGTTCTGACTACCCGGCCCTGCGCGATGCGCTGGACAAGCTGCAGCTCAACGACGCCGCGCTGACCTACGTCCCGGAGACCTCCGTGGCCCTGGGCTTCGGTTTCCGTGTGGGCTTCCTGGGCCTGTTGCACCTGGAAATCACCCGTGAGCGCCTCGAGGCCGAGTTCAACCTTGACTTGATCTCCACCGCACCCAACGTGGTGTACGAGGTCATGACCGATGACAAGAAGCTGCGCACCGTGACCAACCCGAGCGAGTTCCCCGACGGGAAAATCCTCGAGGTCCACGAGCCGATGGTGGCCGGCACGATCCTGGCACCGAACGAATTCGTCGGCGCCATCATGGAACTGTGCCAGTCCCGCCGTGGTGTCATGCGCGGCATGGACTACCTTTCCGAGGAACGCGTGGAGATCCGCTACTGGCTTCCGCTGGCGGAAATCGTCTTCGACTTCTTCGACGTGCTGAAGTCAAAGACCCGCGGCTACGCCTCTCTGGACTGGAAGGCCGACGGCGAACAGGTCTCCGACCTGGTCAAGGTCGACATCCTGCTCCAGGGAGAACAGGTTGATGCATTTTCCGCCGTCACGCACCGCGACAAGGCCTACGCCTACGGGCTCATGATGACCCAAAAGCTGCGGGAACTGATTCCGCGCCAGCAATTCGAGGTGCCGATCCAGGCAGCCATCGGTTCACGCATCATTGCCCGTGAGTCCATCCGCGCCATCCGCAAGGACGTTTTGGCCAAGTGCTACGGCGGCGACATCAGCCGCAAGCGCAAGCTGCTGGAAAAGCAGAAGGCCGGCAAGAAGCGGATGAAGATGGTCGGCCGCGTGGAGGTTCCCCAGGAAGCCTTCATCGTCGCCCTGTCATCCGACGAGCCCAAGAAGAAGTAGCAATGCCTTCTGCCTTGCCCCTCGGGGACCCGGCGCCGTCGGACGGGTTGCTTCCGGCAACCTGCGCCGAGGGCGCCGCGGACCGGAGTTTTTCGGTCTACGTCCACATTCCGTTCTGCGCGGTGCGCTGCGGTTACTGCGACTTCAACACCTACACGGCCCACGAGCTGGGATCCGGCTCCAGCCAGGACACCTACGCCGAGGCGGTCTCCGCGGAAATCGCCTTTGGCGCGAAGGCCCTGGAGGAATCGGGCGTGCCGCGCCGCGAGGTCTCCACCGTCTTTTTCGGCGGCGGAACCCCCACGTTGCTGCCCGCCGAGGACCTGGTCCGGGTGCTGGCCGAGATCCGCACCCAGTGGGACCTGGCGCCCGACGCCGAGGTCACCACCGAGGCCAACCCGGATTCGGTGACGCCCGAATCCCTGCAGCTGCTGGCCGACGGCGGGTTCACCCGCGTGTCCATCGGCATGCAGTCGGCGGTCCCGCACGTCCTGAAGACCCTTGACCGCACCCATGACCCCGCGCGGGTTGGCCAGGCCGTGCAGTGGGCCAAGGACGCCGGCCTGCAGGTCAGCGTCGACTTGATCTACGGCACCCCGGGGGAGTCGGTCGAGGACTGGCGCACCAGCGTGGCCACGGCCTTGTCCTACGATCCCGACCACATTTCGGCCTATGCGCTGATCATCGAGGAGGGCACCCGGCTGGCCGGGCAGATCCGCCGCGGTGAAGTCGCCAATATCGACGACGACGACCACGCCGACAAATACCTGATCGCCGACGAGCTCTTTGCCGCCGCCGGCTACAAATGGTACGAAGTCAGCAACTGGTCCAAGGACGAATCCACGCGTTGCCTGCACAACCTTGCCTATTGGCAGGGCGGCGACTGGTGGGGAGCGGGCCCCGGCGCGCACTCACACGTGGGCGGGCTGCGCTGGTGGAACGTGAAGCATCCGGCCGCCTACCAGCAGCGCATCGACGCCGGCACCTCGCCAGCGGCAGGACGGGAAACACCTGACGCCGAGGCGCGTTACCTGGAGAAGGCCATGCTGCTGACCCGCATCGTGGATGGAATGGACACCGCGGACCTTGAGCCCGCGGGCCGCACGGCCATTGCCGGGCTGATCGCCGATGGATTGGTGGTGCCCGAGGCGGCCTTCGCCAGGAAGGTCGTACTTACCCTGCAGGGCCGGCTGCTGGCCGATGCCGTGCTGCGGCGTTTGCTGGATTTCTAGTCCCAGGCGATTTGGCAGGGCACAAAGGAAGGTGTGGTCGGAAACCCCGAGGGGATTTCGACCACACCTTCCTTTTTTGGACGTTTCGCTGCTACCGGAAGAGGCGCAGGTTCAATCCGTAGCGGTAGGGGCGGGACTTGTTGACGTTGATTCCCGCACGCACTCCGCTGATGGTCAGGAAGAGCCAGATGGCCACCACCAGGATCGCGAAGATCCAGCCAATCCCGGGGATCATCGAGAACAGGTGCAGCACGATGGCCAGGACGGTCAGCGGGAAGGTGAAGTTCAGCGCTTCCCTGGATTCCTGGGCAGTGAACGGGCCGCGCGCCCGGAAGACCGCGTAGATGACCAGGGAGGGAATGCAGCCCAGGATCGCGCCGAAGTGGGCGATCGTGGCCCATTGGCGGTCCTCGGAGGGGGTCAGGGGCAGGGGCGCGGCCGAGGAACCTTCGAATCGATCCGACTGGCTGTCGCCGCCGGGAGCATTTCGTGCCTCGTTTACCACTGCTGATGTCCTCTTCGTTGGGTTGGTTGAACCGTTGGCCAGTTTATCCCCAATCGGGTGACACCGGCGAACACGAAATGCCGTTCGTTGTGCAATTGGGACCAGCTGGCGGATTTGGCCGGGATTCCGCGTTATCCCCGATGGTCCCACGTGCCCGTTCGCGTCGGCGCGGTGATCAA contains:
- a CDS encoding DUF4870 domain-containing protein; amino-acid sequence: MVNEARNAPGGDSQSDRFEGSSAAPLPLTPSEDRQWATIAHFGAILGCIPSLVIYAVFRARGPFTAQESREALNFTFPLTVLAIVLHLFSMIPGIGWIFAILVVAIWLFLTISGVRAGINVNKSRPYRYGLNLRLFR